The Nocardioides sp. S-1144 genome includes a region encoding these proteins:
- a CDS encoding ZIP family metal transporter, translating into MPVWFEAGLWGLLAGGALVVGAAVAWVVTVPPRAVATVMAFGAGVLVSALSFDLVDEAETAGGLVPTLGGFVGGAVAYLGANLLLARRGARHRKRSGGHQPSEAQQAGSGAAIAIGALLDGVPESVVLGLTLLEGQGVGLSVLAAIFISNLPEGLSSAAGMKQAGRGAGYVFGVWVSIAVASGAAGLLGCLLLDGASDATVAAITAVAAGAILTMIADTMLPEAFERDHLYTGLVVSLGFLVAFTISRA; encoded by the coding sequence ATGCCCGTGTGGTTCGAGGCGGGGCTGTGGGGCCTGCTGGCCGGGGGTGCGCTGGTCGTGGGCGCGGCCGTCGCGTGGGTCGTCACGGTGCCGCCACGCGCGGTCGCCACGGTCATGGCCTTCGGGGCCGGCGTGCTCGTCTCCGCCCTCAGCTTCGACCTGGTCGACGAGGCCGAGACCGCCGGCGGGCTGGTCCCGACCCTCGGCGGGTTCGTGGGTGGGGCCGTCGCCTACCTCGGCGCGAACCTGCTGCTGGCGCGTCGCGGGGCCCGCCACCGCAAGCGCTCGGGCGGGCACCAGCCCAGCGAGGCCCAGCAGGCCGGCAGCGGCGCCGCGATCGCGATCGGTGCGCTGCTCGACGGCGTGCCGGAGTCGGTCGTGCTCGGGCTCACGCTGCTCGAGGGGCAGGGGGTCGGCCTGTCGGTGCTGGCGGCGATCTTCATCTCGAACCTGCCCGAGGGTCTCTCCAGCGCCGCCGGGATGAAGCAGGCCGGGCGGGGGGCCGGCTACGTGTTCGGCGTCTGGGTCTCGATCGCCGTGGCCAGCGGTGCGGCCGGGCTGCTCGGGTGCCTGCTCCTCGACGGGGCGAGCGACGCGACCGTCGCGGCCATCACCGCCGTGGCCGCCGGCGCCATCTTGACGATGATCGCCGACACGATGCTGCCCGAGGCCTTCGAGCGCGACCACCTCTACACCGGGCTGGTGGTCTCGCTCGGCTTCCTCGTCGCCTTCACCATCTCGCGCGCCTAG
- a CDS encoding reverse transcriptase family protein, whose amino-acid sequence MRPDLARALAAGLLAGEWTPAGLVESGSMVLGRRRRWLTPLARQALELYPRPPHDRPRELAAVLAGLPAAGRAAADRPVSRPLSGTRMLANPWRLPALDGLDDLARHLDLTPGELDWFADPRRLARRTSEPRLQHYRVSHRVAPSGAIRVLEAPKPRTKALQRLLLDDVVSSIAPHDAARGFRRGGSVGSYAAPHAGRPVVLRLDLESFFASVTVARVYGIWRSAGYPEPVAHALAGLTTTVLPHAAWRAIPRPAPPRLLDAHWRLGRRLAAPHLPQGAPTSPALANLAAYRLDVRLTALARSWGGRYTRYADDLALSGDRGWGTGTSRLLDAVETVVRDEGFRLNPRKTAVMPRGGRQTLGGLVVNQQPRVSRAEVDTLRAVVHNCRRYGPSTQNREERPAFAEHLRGRIAWVAQHDPARGARLLADYDTIDWSR is encoded by the coding sequence GTGAGACCGGACCTCGCCCGCGCCCTGGCCGCGGGTCTCCTCGCCGGGGAGTGGACGCCGGCGGGGCTCGTCGAGAGCGGCTCCATGGTCCTGGGCCGCCGCCGCCGGTGGCTGACCCCGCTCGCACGCCAGGCCCTCGAGCTCTACCCCCGCCCGCCGCACGACCGGCCGCGCGAGCTGGCCGCGGTGCTCGCGGGGCTGCCCGCGGCGGGCAGGGCGGCGGCCGACCGGCCGGTCTCCCGGCCCCTGTCCGGCACCCGGATGCTCGCGAACCCCTGGCGGCTCCCGGCCCTCGACGGCCTCGACGACCTGGCGCGCCACCTCGACCTCACCCCCGGCGAGCTCGACTGGTTTGCCGACCCGCGGCGCCTGGCCCGGCGCACCAGCGAGCCCCGGCTCCAGCACTACCGGGTGAGCCACCGGGTCGCGCCGAGCGGCGCCATCCGGGTGCTCGAGGCACCCAAGCCGCGGACCAAGGCCCTCCAGCGACTGCTGCTCGACGACGTCGTGTCCAGCATCGCGCCGCACGACGCCGCCCGGGGCTTCCGGCGCGGCGGCTCGGTGGGCTCGTACGCCGCCCCGCACGCCGGCCGACCGGTCGTGCTCCGGCTCGACCTGGAGTCGTTCTTCGCCAGCGTCACCGTCGCCCGGGTGTACGGGATCTGGCGCTCGGCCGGCTACCCCGAGCCCGTCGCCCACGCCCTGGCGGGGCTGACGACCACCGTGCTGCCCCACGCCGCGTGGCGCGCGATCCCGAGGCCGGCGCCCCCCCGCCTGCTCGACGCCCACTGGCGCCTCGGTCGGCGGCTCGCCGCACCCCACCTCCCGCAGGGCGCGCCCACCTCCCCCGCCCTGGCCAACCTCGCGGCGTACCGCCTCGACGTCCGTCTCACCGCCCTCGCGCGGTCGTGGGGCGGCCGCTACACCCGCTACGCCGACGACCTCGCCCTGTCCGGCGACCGCGGCTGGGGCACCGGCACCTCGCGCCTGCTCGACGCGGTCGAGACGGTGGTGCGCGACGAGGGATTCCGCCTCAACCCCCGCAAGACCGCCGTCATGCCGCGCGGCGGCCGCCAGACCCTCGGCGGGCTCGTGGTCAACCAGCAACCCCGGGTCTCGCGCGCCGAGGTCGACACGCTGCGGGCCGTCGTGCACAACTGCCGGCGGTACGGCCCCAGCACCCAGAACCGCGAGGAGCGACCGGCCTTCGCCGAGCACCTGCGCGGCCGGATCGCCTGGGTCGCCCAGCACGACCCCGCGCGCGGGGCGCGCCTGCTGGCCGACTACGACACGATCGACTGGTCGCGCTGA
- a CDS encoding taurine ABC transporter substrate-binding protein translates to MKTTITALAAAALALSLSGCVESGRSSAAASPDTDCPWEPDESITTEARIAWQAIPNGDVVVKDLGLLEACMPNAKISWVQAASGGDVVKYYGSGDVDLGLMGSSPATIASSDPVVQDVDIAVVWIHDVIGDAESLIVKDPAITDIAGLRGRTVAVPFSSTAHYSLLQALAEAGLVPDEDVTVINLDPEKMPAAWQGDQIDAAWVWDPTQSQLLEDGGERILSSADTAEAGRPTYDVGTASRAFIDANPDFLAQWAKAQDHAVRLIEDDPAAAAESVAVALGIDPADAEKQFAGLTYLTAEEQAGPDYLGGTFASDLFNTAGFLLEQGGIEGVGTEEDYADHVDAGPAASVSGD, encoded by the coding sequence GTGAAGACCACCATCACCGCGCTCGCGGCCGCCGCCCTGGCACTCTCGCTGTCCGGGTGCGTCGAGTCGGGGCGCAGCAGCGCCGCGGCGTCGCCGGACACCGACTGCCCCTGGGAGCCGGACGAGTCGATCACCACCGAGGCGCGCATCGCCTGGCAGGCCATCCCGAACGGCGACGTCGTCGTGAAGGACCTCGGGCTGCTCGAGGCCTGCATGCCGAACGCGAAGATCAGCTGGGTCCAGGCCGCGTCCGGCGGCGACGTCGTGAAGTACTACGGGTCCGGCGACGTCGACCTCGGCCTGATGGGATCCTCCCCGGCCACCATCGCCTCGTCCGACCCGGTCGTGCAGGACGTCGACATCGCGGTCGTCTGGATCCACGACGTGATCGGCGACGCCGAGTCGCTGATCGTCAAGGACCCCGCGATCACCGACATCGCCGGACTGCGCGGCAGGACCGTGGCGGTCCCGTTCAGCAGCACCGCGCACTACTCGCTCCTCCAGGCCCTCGCCGAGGCCGGGCTCGTGCCCGACGAGGACGTCACCGTCATCAACCTCGACCCCGAGAAGATGCCCGCGGCCTGGCAGGGCGACCAGATCGACGCCGCCTGGGTGTGGGACCCGACCCAGAGCCAGCTCCTCGAGGACGGCGGCGAGCGGATCCTGTCGAGCGCCGACACCGCCGAGGCCGGCCGGCCGACCTACGACGTGGGCACGGCGAGCCGGGCGTTCATCGACGCCAACCCCGACTTCCTCGCCCAGTGGGCCAAGGCGCAGGACCACGCCGTCCGGCTGATCGAGGACGACCCGGCCGCGGCCGCGGAGTCGGTCGCCGTCGCCCTCGGCATCGACCCCGCCGACGCCGAGAAGCAGTTCGCCGGGCTGACCTACCTCACCGCCGAGGAGCAGGCCGGCCCCGACTACCTGGGCGGCACGTTCGCCTCCGACCTCTTCAACACCGCCGGGTTCCTCCTGGAGCAGGGCGGCATCGAGGGCGTCGGCACCGAGGAGGACTACGCCGACCACGTGGACGCGGGGCCGGCCGCGAGCGTCTCCGGTGACTGA
- a CDS encoding SDR family NAD(P)-dependent oxidoreductase — protein sequence MTRHARSVRGTVVLVTGAGHGMGRATAEVFAAEGARVAVTDVDRTAADDVAAAIRGSGGDATAWTLDVGDPASVAEVVPAVAAHLGGLDVVVNNAGIAGFSPLDGDDYEQLWERMLRINLTAQQRVVRAALPFLRSSDAARVVNIASTEALGATVNDSAYAASKAGVVGLTRALALDLGKEGITVNCICPGPIETPMTAFARPEDKALYANRRTALRRYGLPEEVAHTTLSLCLPAASYVTGAVIPVDGGLTARNA from the coding sequence ATGACCCGCCACGCCCGCTCCGTCCGCGGCACCGTCGTCCTCGTCACCGGCGCCGGGCACGGCATGGGTCGCGCCACCGCCGAGGTGTTCGCCGCCGAGGGGGCCCGGGTCGCCGTCACCGACGTCGACCGCACCGCGGCCGACGACGTCGCCGCCGCGATCCGCGGGTCCGGGGGCGACGCCACCGCCTGGACCCTCGACGTCGGCGACCCCGCCAGCGTCGCCGAGGTGGTGCCGGCCGTCGCCGCGCACCTCGGGGGGCTCGACGTCGTCGTCAACAACGCCGGCATCGCCGGCTTCTCCCCGCTCGACGGCGACGACTACGAGCAGCTGTGGGAGCGGATGCTGCGGATCAACCTGACCGCCCAGCAACGGGTCGTCCGGGCCGCGCTGCCCTTCCTGCGGTCCTCCGACGCCGCACGGGTCGTGAACATCGCCTCGACCGAGGCCCTCGGCGCGACGGTCAACGACAGCGCCTACGCCGCGAGCAAGGCCGGCGTCGTCGGCCTGACCCGCGCGCTGGCCCTCGACCTCGGCAAGGAGGGCATCACCGTCAACTGCATCTGCCCGGGACCGATCGAGACCCCGATGACGGCGTTCGCGCGACCCGAGGACAAGGCCCTCTACGCGAACCGCCGCACCGCGCTGCGTCGCTACGGCCTGCCCGAGGAGGTCGCGCACACGACCCTCAGCCTCTGCCTGCCCGCGGCGTCCTACGTCACCGGCGCGGTCATCCCGGTCGACGGCGGCCTGACCGCCCGCAACGCCTGA
- a CDS encoding cytochrome b/b6 domain-containing protein: protein MSEARDLHRFARAERWVHRSVALLMGVCIVTAAILYNGSLMLAVGHRHVVETVHLWCGLALPVPMLLGAASAAYRADLRRLNRFTRDDRRWLRSRTRRDGYLRVGKFNAGQKLNTWLVAGSTGVLLGTGVILGWTGLVRLSWRAGATFVHDWFALGLGLLVLGHVLYAYRDPEARRGMRTGRVRRTWAEVEHGAWVEEADEVR, encoded by the coding sequence GTGAGTGAGGCCCGCGACCTGCACCGGTTCGCCCGCGCCGAGCGCTGGGTGCACCGGTCCGTGGCGCTCCTCATGGGGGTCTGCATCGTGACCGCGGCGATCCTCTACAACGGCTCGCTCATGCTGGCCGTGGGACACCGCCACGTCGTCGAGACCGTCCACCTGTGGTGCGGCCTCGCGCTGCCGGTCCCGATGCTGCTGGGCGCCGCGTCGGCGGCCTACCGGGCCGACCTGCGACGGCTCAACCGGTTCACCCGCGACGACCGGCGGTGGCTGCGCAGCCGCACCCGGCGCGACGGCTACCTCCGGGTCGGCAAGTTCAACGCCGGCCAGAAGCTCAACACGTGGCTGGTGGCCGGCTCGACCGGCGTCCTGCTGGGCACCGGGGTCATCCTGGGGTGGACGGGCCTGGTCCGGCTGTCCTGGCGGGCGGGCGCGACGTTCGTGCACGACTGGTTCGCGCTCGGCCTCGGGCTGCTCGTGCTCGGCCACGTCCTGTACGCCTACCGGGACCCGGAGGCCCGCCGGGGCATGCGCACCGGCCGGGTCCGGCGCACGTGGGCCGAGGTCGAGCACGGTGCCTGGGTCGAGGAGGCCGACGAGGTCCGCTAG
- a CDS encoding ABC transporter ATP-binding protein, protein MTEAASGRHDRRVEIAGVRHHFTVGGAAVPALDRIDLTVEPGEFVTLAGPSGCGKTTLLRLVAGFTTPSEGTVSIDGSPVRGPGPERGVVFQQATLYPWLSVRRNVELGPRLRGVPKRERARISEEYLQLVGLSDFADHRPYELSGGMQQRCQIARVLANEPDIVLMDEPFGALDALTRERLQAELLEIWRATGRTILFITHSVDEAVFLGSRVMVMSPRPGRIVLDEPAVFTDGGTRVPAGEIRALPEYVALCDRVRSAIQAPVAV, encoded by the coding sequence GTGACTGAGGCAGCCAGCGGCCGCCACGACCGGCGGGTGGAGATCGCCGGCGTGCGGCACCACTTCACCGTGGGCGGTGCCGCCGTCCCGGCGCTCGACCGGATCGACCTGACCGTCGAGCCCGGTGAGTTCGTGACCCTCGCCGGGCCGTCGGGGTGCGGGAAGACGACGCTGCTCCGGCTGGTCGCCGGCTTCACCACGCCGAGCGAGGGCACGGTGAGCATCGACGGCTCGCCGGTGCGCGGTCCCGGCCCCGAGCGCGGCGTCGTGTTCCAGCAGGCGACGCTCTACCCCTGGCTGTCGGTCCGGCGCAACGTCGAGCTCGGACCCCGGCTGCGCGGGGTCCCGAAGCGGGAGCGGGCCCGCATCTCGGAGGAGTACCTGCAGCTCGTGGGACTCTCCGACTTCGCCGACCACCGGCCCTACGAGCTGTCCGGCGGCATGCAGCAGCGGTGCCAGATCGCGCGGGTGCTGGCCAACGAGCCCGACATCGTGCTCATGGACGAGCCGTTCGGCGCCCTCGACGCCCTCACGCGGGAGCGGCTGCAGGCCGAGCTGCTGGAGATCTGGCGCGCGACGGGCCGGACGATCCTGTTCATCACGCACAGCGTCGACGAGGCGGTGTTCCTCGGCTCGCGGGTCATGGTGATGAGCCCTCGGCCCGGGCGGATCGTGCTCGACGAGCCGGCGGTCTTCACCGACGGCGGCACCCGGGTCCCGGCCGGCGAGATCCGTGCGCTGCCCGAGTACGTCGCGCTGTGCGACCGCGTCCGCTCGGCGATCCAGGCACCGGTCGCGGTCTGA
- a CDS encoding helix-turn-helix domain-containing protein produces MVSGDIRIRRLLGYSTGSELEICCGDQSARRASQTFSRNAPVLVSSGGCNFGWWEVAVMAGVWVTLDERRVIGRGYRAGLTQRHIAAAVGKHPSTVCRELKRSFSAPGVVPRVRGSCGVKGRGTGGVYDAERAQADAAIKARRPKARRLDHAVQRPWVELLPDSVGRRQGDRASPARATDDARAR; encoded by the coding sequence ATGGTCTCGGGTGACATACGCATCCGCCGGCTCCTCGGGTACAGCACAGGCAGCGAGCTCGAGATCTGTTGCGGTGACCAGTCTGCCCGCAGAGCCTCCCAGACCTTCTCGCGCAACGCGCCTGTCTTGGTTTCCAGTGGTGGTTGCAACTTTGGGTGGTGGGAGGTTGCAGTCATGGCAGGTGTGTGGGTGACGCTGGATGAGCGTCGGGTCATCGGGCGGGGTTATCGGGCGGGGTTGACGCAGCGGCACATTGCCGCGGCGGTCGGGAAGCATCCCTCGACGGTGTGTCGTGAGTTGAAGCGCAGCTTCTCCGCACCTGGGGTGGTTCCCCGCGTGCGGGGATCGTGCGGGGTCAAGGGCAGGGGTACCGGCGGGGTCTATGACGCTGAGCGCGCTCAGGCCGACGCAGCGATCAAGGCTCGGCGTCCCAAGGCTCGTCGCCTCGACCACGCTGTGCAGCGACCGTGGGTCGAGCTCCTCCCGGACTCGGTCGGGCGGCGCCAGGGCGACCGCGCGTCGCCCGCCCGAGCTACGGACGACGCGCGGGCGAGGTGA
- a CDS encoding molybdopterin-dependent oxidoreductase, giving the protein MTDPLDGAPVGRRVVLGLLGLGAVGVVTGSRVQEGLSRALAPIQLRDPTGLTSAIPVGDTWRYYSVTGPVEARDASTYALDVSGLVDRPATYSLADLQGLPQTAFSDTFHCVTGWKVEDVPWSGVRVADLLESAAPTGEAVGVRFRSFDGTYTTNMTLEQARADDVLVVLTMYGEPVTHDHGGPVRIYSGSMYGYKSAKWLSEIEVTSNNEPGYWEDRGYPLDGYLGE; this is encoded by the coding sequence GTGACAGACCCCTTGGACGGCGCCCCGGTCGGACGTCGCGTCGTGCTGGGCCTGCTCGGCCTCGGCGCGGTCGGCGTCGTCACCGGCAGCAGGGTCCAGGAGGGGCTCAGCCGGGCGCTGGCCCCGATCCAGCTGCGGGACCCGACCGGGCTCACCTCGGCGATCCCGGTGGGTGACACCTGGCGCTACTACTCCGTCACGGGTCCGGTCGAGGCACGCGACGCCTCGACGTACGCCCTCGACGTGTCCGGGCTCGTCGACCGCCCGGCGACGTACTCGCTGGCCGACCTCCAGGGGCTGCCGCAGACGGCGTTCTCCGACACGTTCCACTGCGTCACCGGCTGGAAGGTCGAGGACGTGCCGTGGAGCGGGGTCCGGGTGGCCGACCTGCTGGAGAGCGCGGCGCCGACCGGCGAGGCCGTCGGGGTGCGGTTCCGCTCCTTCGACGGGACCTACACGACCAACATGACCCTGGAGCAGGCCCGCGCCGACGACGTCCTCGTGGTGCTGACTATGTACGGCGAGCCGGTCACCCACGACCACGGAGGACCGGTGCGGATCTACTCGGGCTCGATGTACGGCTACAAGAGCGCCAAGTGGCTCTCGGAGATCGAGGTCACCTCCAACAACGAGCCGGGCTACTGGGAGGACCGCGGGTACCCCCTCGACGGGTACCTCGGTGAGTGA
- a CDS encoding HNH endonuclease signature motif containing protein, with the protein MRGATKPRPTCSERPAHHDAHDLKTLGRRILETIDPDQADEHEARLLEAEEARARKKTRFAMWDDGEGLAHGRFTLPSAQASMLRKALTAIAAPKHVRATDGAGSYDHERPTPERLGQAFREYVERYPTNQLPAMGGVNATVVVTMTLDALNGGLEAAHLDTGTAVSPEQARRLACEAGIVPAVLDGAGQVLDLGRKRRFHTPGQRLAITLEQQHCQHPTCTTPAAYCHTHHGIPWSEGGRTDTRDAVLLCPFHHHQTHRAAHATGQTHPLRT; encoded by the coding sequence TTGCGTGGCGCGACAAAGCCGAGGCCCACCTGCTCGGAGAGGCCCGCCCACCACGACGCCCACGACCTGAAGACCCTGGGCCGGCGGATCCTGGAGACGATCGACCCCGACCAGGCCGACGAGCACGAAGCCCGACTGCTGGAGGCCGAGGAGGCGAGGGCCCGGAAGAAGACTCGCTTCGCGATGTGGGACGACGGCGAAGGTCTCGCGCACGGCCGGTTCACCCTGCCCTCCGCCCAGGCCTCGATGCTGCGCAAAGCACTCACCGCGATCGCGGCCCCCAAGCACGTCCGCGCCACCGACGGCGCCGGCTCCTACGACCACGAGCGACCGACCCCGGAACGCCTCGGGCAGGCGTTCCGCGAGTACGTCGAGCGCTACCCGACCAACCAGCTCCCGGCGATGGGCGGGGTGAACGCCACCGTGGTGGTGACGATGACCCTTGACGCGCTCAACGGCGGACTTGAGGCAGCCCACCTCGACACCGGGACCGCGGTCTCACCCGAGCAGGCCCGACGACTGGCCTGCGAGGCCGGGATCGTCCCCGCCGTCCTCGACGGCGCCGGCCAGGTCCTCGACCTCGGCCGCAAGCGCCGCTTCCACACCCCCGGGCAACGACTCGCGATCACCCTCGAGCAGCAGCACTGCCAGCACCCGACCTGCACCACCCCCGCCGCCTACTGCCACACCCACCACGGCATCCCGTGGTCCGAGGGCGGCAGGACCGACACCCGCGACGCCGTCCTGCTCTGCCCCTTCCACCACCACCAGACCCACCGAGCCGCCCACGCCACCGGCCAGACCCACCCGTTGCGCACCTAG
- a CDS encoding MDR family MFS transporter gives MSAPEITRASVGLRSERGPVLLAVMLGTGLVAIDATILATAVPAVVDDLGGFTSFPWLFSIYLLAQAVSVPIYGKVADLYGRKPVMLLGIGLFVLGSLLCGLAWSMPALIVFRLVQGLGAGAVQPMGMTIVGDIYSLAERAKVQGYLASVWAIASVVGPTLGGVFADYLSWRWIFLVNLPLGIAAGWMLWRRFSEEVERRRHSIDFLGAGLLAAGGSLLLLGLLEGGVRWDWGSLPGVGILLAAAVLLAAFVVVESRAPEPVLPLWIFQRRVLNAANSGAFVVGVLMLGLTSYVPLYAQGVLGHGALVAGLALAAMTIGWPIAATTSGRFYLTIGFRRTVLMGAVVVVVGAALLLPVDADSALWQLALPCFVMGIGFGYVASPGVVVAQSSVDWQHRGVATGTNMFARSMGSAVGVAVFGAIVNARVAGAAPDGATLDLENLSAGVLAPAIHAVFVCSAVVALALLLSGLLMPRRAGTPTTDA, from the coding sequence GTGTCGGCTCCCGAGATCACCCGCGCCAGTGTCGGACTCCGCAGCGAGCGCGGCCCCGTCCTGCTGGCGGTGATGCTCGGCACCGGGCTGGTGGCGATCGACGCGACGATCCTGGCGACGGCGGTGCCCGCGGTCGTCGACGACCTCGGTGGGTTCACCTCGTTCCCGTGGCTGTTCTCCATCTACCTGCTGGCGCAGGCGGTCTCGGTGCCGATCTACGGCAAGGTCGCGGACCTGTACGGGCGCAAGCCGGTGATGCTGCTCGGGATCGGGCTCTTCGTCCTCGGCTCGCTGCTGTGCGGCCTCGCCTGGAGCATGCCGGCGCTCATCGTCTTCCGCCTCGTGCAGGGCCTCGGCGCCGGCGCGGTGCAGCCGATGGGCATGACCATCGTCGGCGACATCTACTCCCTGGCCGAGCGGGCCAAGGTCCAGGGCTACCTCGCCAGCGTCTGGGCGATCGCCTCGGTGGTCGGGCCGACGCTCGGCGGGGTCTTCGCCGACTACCTCTCGTGGCGCTGGATCTTCCTCGTCAACCTCCCGCTGGGCATCGCGGCCGGCTGGATGCTGTGGCGCCGCTTCTCGGAGGAGGTCGAGCGCCGGCGGCACTCCATCGACTTCCTGGGCGCGGGCCTGCTGGCGGCCGGCGGGTCGTTGCTGCTGCTCGGCCTGCTCGAGGGCGGGGTGCGGTGGGACTGGGGCTCGCTGCCCGGTGTCGGGATCCTCCTCGCCGCCGCGGTGCTGCTGGCGGCCTTCGTGGTGGTCGAGTCGCGAGCCCCCGAGCCGGTGCTGCCGCTGTGGATCTTCCAGCGTCGGGTGCTGAACGCGGCGAACTCGGGAGCGTTCGTCGTCGGCGTCCTGATGCTCGGCCTCACCTCGTACGTGCCCCTCTACGCCCAGGGCGTGCTCGGCCACGGCGCCCTGGTCGCCGGGCTCGCGCTGGCGGCGATGACCATCGGCTGGCCGATCGCGGCCACGACGAGCGGCCGCTTCTACCTCACCATCGGGTTCCGCCGCACCGTGCTGATGGGGGCGGTGGTCGTGGTCGTGGGCGCCGCCCTGCTGCTGCCGGTGGACGCCGACAGCGCCCTGTGGCAGCTGGCGCTCCCGTGCTTCGTGATGGGCATCGGCTTCGGCTACGTCGCCAGCCCCGGCGTGGTCGTGGCCCAGTCGTCGGTCGACTGGCAGCACCGCGGGGTGGCGACCGGGACCAACATGTTCGCCCGCTCCATGGGCAGCGCGGTCGGGGTCGCGGTCTTCGGCGCCATCGTGAACGCCCGGGTCGCCGGGGCGGCGCCCGACGGCGCGACCCTCGACCTCGAGAACCTGTCGGCCGGCGTCCTGGCCCCGGCGATCCACGCCGTCTTCGTCTGCTCCGCGGTCGTCGCGCTGGCCCTGCTGCTGTCGGGGCTGCTGATGCCCCGCCGGGCCGGGACCCCGACCACCGACGCCTGA
- a CDS encoding ABC transporter permease → MTQTLAPAGAGAPTDPSVPARPTRTRRPRRSLRLLGLHATTFVVLVLAWWLVTRAGWVRPLYLPSPGAVWDAFVRANTDHPVSSGSERVVRGEQGYYLWEHLLASLQRIGIGVGAGILLGVPLGLVMATTWLGTVLEPYLSFLRSLPPLAYIGLLIVWFGIGDTSKVWLLFLAAFPPIAMATISGVRGVREDQVNAGRSLGASRRQLLTSVVLPATLPEVLTGIRVATGFAWTTVVAAEIANGIPGIGGLAYLAGEQLQSALVIACMVVIGLAAILLDLGLKSLEKALVPWRGKA, encoded by the coding sequence ATGACTCAGACCCTGGCGCCGGCGGGAGCCGGTGCGCCGACGGATCCGTCCGTTCCGGCCCGCCCCACCAGGACCCGCCGGCCCCGGCGCTCGCTGCGCCTGCTCGGCCTGCACGCGACCACGTTCGTCGTCCTGGTGCTGGCCTGGTGGCTGGTCACGCGGGCCGGGTGGGTGCGCCCGCTGTACCTGCCCTCCCCGGGCGCGGTGTGGGACGCCTTCGTCCGCGCCAACACCGACCACCCGGTCAGCTCCGGCTCCGAGCGCGTCGTGCGCGGCGAGCAGGGCTACTACCTGTGGGAGCACCTGCTCGCGAGCCTGCAGCGCATCGGGATCGGCGTCGGGGCGGGCATCCTGCTCGGCGTCCCACTCGGCCTCGTGATGGCCACCACCTGGCTCGGCACGGTGCTGGAGCCGTACCTGAGCTTCCTGCGCTCGCTGCCGCCGCTGGCCTACATCGGCCTCCTGATCGTGTGGTTCGGCATCGGCGACACCTCGAAGGTGTGGCTGCTGTTCCTGGCGGCGTTCCCGCCGATCGCGATGGCCACGATCAGCGGCGTGCGCGGCGTCCGCGAGGACCAGGTGAACGCCGGCCGCTCGCTCGGCGCCTCGCGCCGCCAGCTGCTCACCTCCGTCGTCCTGCCCGCGACGCTGCCCGAGGTGCTCACCGGCATCCGGGTGGCGACGGGGTTCGCGTGGACCACGGTGGTCGCCGCCGAGATCGCCAACGGCATCCCCGGCATCGGGGGCCTGGCGTACCTGGCCGGCGAGCAGCTCCAGAGCGCCCTCGTGATCGCCTGCATGGTCGTCATCGGACTGGCCGCGATCCTCCTCGATCTCGGGCTGAAGTCGTTGGAAAAGGCCCTCGTCCCCTGGCGGGGCAAGGCATGA